Proteins from a single region of Catenulispora acidiphila DSM 44928:
- a CDS encoding extracellular catalytic domain type 1 short-chain-length polyhydroxyalkanoate depolymerase, which produces MLRSRSLKTRLLGLLAAVAAAVAVSLPAAPQAAAASLTQVTNFGTNPSNLAMYVYVPNSVKPNPSILLAMHGCQGTASYMYSSTDFGKLADQYGFIVIYPQTNPSGSCWDVSSDQALKRNGGSDPVGLMSMITYTEQHYGGNANSVFVTGESSGGMMTNVMLADYPDVFKAGAAFMGVPYHCFYTGSVRGWNGPCAGGQVSMTAQQWGDLVRNDGDPGYTGPRPRMQLWHGTADTTLNYNNLGEEIKQWTNVDGVSQTPSSSDTPVANWNRTRYNNASGTTQVEAYSIVGAGHQLPIQGTQMAAYAIHFMGLDGSGTTTGNTGPLHAVGAGKCLDDPNSSITLGTQQQIYDCNGQANQTWTHNASNELSLTVGGSTLCLDANAKGTTNGTKAILYSCNGQTNQQWTLNANGTVTGVQSGLCLDVSGASTADGALVQLWTCNGGSNQRWTLG; this is translated from the coding sequence ATGCTGCGATCGCGTTCTCTGAAAACCCGCCTGCTCGGTCTGCTCGCGGCAGTGGCGGCTGCTGTCGCTGTGAGTTTGCCTGCCGCGCCCCAGGCCGCCGCCGCGTCGTTGACGCAGGTGACGAACTTCGGGACCAACCCGAGCAACTTGGCGATGTATGTGTATGTGCCGAACAGCGTCAAGCCCAACCCGTCGATCCTGTTGGCGATGCACGGCTGTCAGGGCACTGCGTCGTACATGTACTCCAGTACCGATTTCGGGAAGCTGGCCGATCAGTACGGGTTCATCGTGATCTACCCGCAGACCAACCCCAGCGGCAGTTGCTGGGATGTGTCCTCCGATCAGGCGCTGAAACGCAACGGCGGCAGCGATCCGGTGGGTCTGATGTCGATGATCACCTACACCGAGCAGCACTACGGCGGGAATGCCAACTCGGTGTTCGTCACCGGGGAGTCCTCCGGCGGGATGATGACCAACGTCATGCTCGCCGACTACCCGGATGTGTTCAAGGCCGGTGCGGCGTTCATGGGTGTGCCGTATCACTGCTTCTACACCGGCAGTGTGCGCGGCTGGAACGGGCCGTGTGCCGGGGGTCAGGTCTCGATGACCGCGCAGCAGTGGGGTGATCTGGTGCGCAATGACGGGGATCCGGGTTACACCGGTCCGCGTCCGCGGATGCAGTTGTGGCATGGCACCGCCGACACCACGTTGAACTACAACAACTTGGGTGAGGAGATCAAGCAGTGGACGAACGTGGACGGGGTGAGTCAGACTCCGTCGTCCAGTGACACCCCGGTCGCCAACTGGAACCGCACCCGCTACAACAACGCCTCCGGCACCACGCAGGTCGAGGCGTACAGCATCGTCGGCGCCGGACACCAGCTGCCGATCCAGGGCACGCAGATGGCCGCCTACGCCATCCACTTCATGGGCCTGGACGGCAGCGGCACCACCACCGGCAACACCGGTCCGCTGCACGCGGTCGGCGCTGGGAAGTGCCTGGACGACCCGAACTCGAGCATCACGCTGGGGACTCAGCAGCAGATCTACGACTGCAACGGGCAAGCCAACCAGACCTGGACGCACAACGCCTCCAACGAGCTGTCGCTCACCGTCGGCGGCAGCACCCTGTGCCTGGACGCCAACGCCAAGGGCACCACCAACGGCACCAAGGCGATCCTGTATTCCTGCAACGGCCAGACAAACCAGCAGTGGACCTTGAATGCCAACGGCACCGTCACCGGCGTTCAATCAGGACTCTGTCTTGATGTGAGCGGCGCCTCGACCGCCGACGGCGCCCTCGTCCAACTCTGGACCTGCAACGGTGGCAGCAACCAGCGATGGACCCTCGGGTAG
- a CDS encoding RICIN domain-containing protein → MTHRLMHHATARRARAAIAALALVTAAATAVSTAPAHAATPTLQVNANQPFRTVTHVATGSLYGLATATVPADNLVEPLHPNTFVQMPAGGHQQGSGDILKVAPEAARAGAKVVDRLSDYYAGWPYQFSWSTWSGAVQSQIQQVQASGITNLAAYALWNEPDGTWQSANGTFENFWTTTYRQVRSLAPNVPIQGPSFSDNISDMQNFLNNAVATNTVPDIIAWHELENSSKIAGDVATVTNLEKNLGITPRPIAIEEYAAPSQVGVPGALVGYLAQFERLGVNNAELAFWNQSGALGDLLTGQGGSPNGAYWLYTWYAGMTGNMVTTVPSGGLDGVASVPAAGNQVNVAFGGGSGSTAVTVNGLGSLSGFSGSSQVTASLQYTPSPGRTVAVSGPTTLSQGTYQVVNGSVTIPVSMTSTYGYHLVLTPGGGGSPTLDGTYQIKNVNSGLALDTQNGGTAQGTLAVQATPGSGSTQTWKLISAGSGLYKIQNTADGLLLGVTNESTSAGADALIWGDNGTPDHLWSVNAAGNGQYKIANSHSGLLLGVTNMSKSSGALVLQWSDNGTADHLWTLNAR, encoded by the coding sequence GTGACGCACCGCCTGATGCACCATGCCACTGCCCGCCGGGCGCGAGCCGCGATCGCCGCCTTGGCCTTGGTCACCGCGGCGGCGACAGCCGTGAGCACCGCCCCCGCCCACGCGGCGACGCCCACGCTCCAAGTGAACGCCAACCAGCCGTTCCGCACGGTCACCCATGTGGCGACCGGGTCGCTCTACGGTCTGGCCACCGCGACCGTTCCGGCCGACAACCTGGTCGAGCCGCTGCACCCGAACACCTTCGTCCAGATGCCCGCCGGCGGGCACCAGCAGGGCTCCGGCGACATCCTGAAGGTGGCTCCGGAGGCCGCCAGGGCCGGAGCCAAAGTGGTCGACCGGCTGTCGGACTACTACGCGGGATGGCCGTACCAGTTCAGCTGGAGCACCTGGTCCGGCGCCGTGCAGAGCCAGATCCAGCAGGTCCAGGCCTCCGGCATCACGAATCTGGCCGCTTACGCGCTGTGGAACGAGCCGGACGGCACCTGGCAGTCCGCCAACGGCACGTTCGAGAACTTCTGGACCACGACCTACCGGCAGGTCCGCTCCCTGGCGCCGAACGTCCCGATCCAAGGGCCGAGCTTCTCGGACAACATCAGCGACATGCAGAACTTCCTGAACAACGCGGTCGCCACCAACACCGTGCCGGACATCATCGCCTGGCACGAGCTGGAGAACTCCTCGAAGATCGCCGGTGACGTGGCGACCGTGACGAACCTGGAGAAGAACCTGGGGATCACCCCGCGGCCGATCGCCATCGAGGAGTACGCCGCGCCCTCGCAGGTGGGCGTGCCCGGAGCCCTGGTGGGCTACCTCGCGCAGTTCGAGCGGCTCGGGGTGAACAACGCCGAGCTGGCGTTCTGGAACCAGTCCGGAGCGCTCGGCGACCTGCTGACCGGGCAGGGCGGCAGCCCCAACGGCGCGTATTGGCTGTACACCTGGTACGCGGGGATGACCGGGAACATGGTCACCACCGTGCCCTCCGGCGGTCTCGACGGTGTGGCGTCGGTCCCCGCGGCGGGCAATCAGGTCAACGTGGCGTTCGGCGGAGGCAGCGGCTCCACCGCGGTCACCGTCAACGGGCTGGGATCGCTGTCCGGGTTCTCCGGCAGCTCCCAGGTGACCGCGAGCCTGCAGTACACGCCCTCCCCCGGGCGCACCGTCGCGGTGTCGGGACCGACGACCCTCTCGCAGGGCACGTACCAGGTGGTCAACGGATCGGTCACCATACCGGTCTCGATGACCTCCACCTACGGCTACCACCTGGTCCTCACCCCCGGCGGCGGCGGATCGCCGACGCTGGATGGCACCTACCAGATCAAGAACGTGAACAGCGGCCTGGCCCTGGACACGCAGAACGGCGGCACCGCGCAGGGCACCCTGGCCGTCCAGGCCACCCCCGGCAGCGGCAGCACCCAGACCTGGAAGCTCATCTCGGCCGGGTCGGGCCTGTACAAGATCCAGAACACGGCCGACGGCCTGCTGCTCGGCGTCACCAACGAGAGCACCTCCGCCGGAGCCGACGCCCTGATCTGGGGCGACAACGGCACCCCGGACCACCTCTGGTCGGTCAACGCCGCGGGCAACGGCCAGTACAAGATCGCCAACAGCCACAGCGGACTCCTGCTGGGCGTCACCAACATGAGCAAGTCCTCCGGCGCGCTGGTCCTGCAGTGGAGCGACAACGGCACGGCCGACCACCTGTGGACGCTGAACGCACGCTGA
- a CDS encoding expansin EXLX1 family cellulose-binding protein — protein sequence MQGIRSLEGEPVKATHPTTHRSRWLPISTAAGLLVVAGLIAGLAMGSSSRHTADPPPAATGFATTGSGMTATPNSAPTSAEPSAPAVASGTASSASSPTVAAAHKTPGKTSTTSQTSATPTHGGAPSPTATSLAGRVQPGVTYQGVATEYSAADGDGACLFGPAADMMIAAMNELDYQNSEACGAHVLVRAANGATITVLITNECPYPCAPGQLDLSQQAFAKLADPKAGRISVTWQLVSPAAAGNVSIRYKVGSSQYWCGIQVIGERNPVARLEVAAGSGWQQLPRASYNYFLSANGAGCGKAVRITDIFGQQVTTAALPVEPDVIQPAGVQFSRH from the coding sequence GTGCAAGGTATCCGATCGCTCGAAGGGGAGCCTGTGAAGGCTACGCATCCGACCACGCACCGCAGCAGGTGGCTGCCGATATCCACCGCGGCGGGGCTGCTCGTGGTCGCCGGACTCATCGCCGGTCTGGCCATGGGCTCGTCGTCGCGGCACACCGCGGATCCACCTCCCGCCGCGACCGGGTTCGCCACGACCGGATCCGGCATGACAGCGACGCCGAACAGCGCGCCGACCTCCGCCGAGCCGTCCGCGCCGGCGGTGGCGTCGGGGACCGCGTCGTCAGCTTCGTCCCCGACCGTGGCCGCGGCGCACAAGACGCCTGGAAAGACGTCCACCACGTCGCAGACCTCTGCCACCCCGACCCACGGCGGTGCGCCAAGCCCGACGGCGACCTCATTGGCGGGACGGGTTCAGCCCGGCGTCACCTATCAAGGCGTCGCGACCGAATACAGCGCCGCGGACGGCGACGGTGCGTGCCTGTTCGGACCGGCCGCCGACATGATGATCGCGGCGATGAACGAACTGGACTACCAGAACTCCGAAGCCTGCGGAGCCCACGTTCTCGTCCGTGCCGCGAACGGAGCCACGATCACGGTCCTGATCACCAACGAGTGCCCCTATCCGTGCGCTCCCGGGCAGCTTGACCTCAGTCAGCAAGCCTTCGCCAAGCTCGCCGATCCCAAAGCCGGCCGGATCTCGGTCACCTGGCAGCTTGTCAGTCCGGCAGCGGCGGGCAACGTCTCCATCCGCTACAAAGTCGGCTCGAGCCAGTACTGGTGCGGCATCCAGGTCATCGGCGAGCGCAATCCGGTCGCCCGCCTGGAAGTCGCCGCCGGCAGCGGATGGCAGCAACTGCCGCGCGCCAGCTACAACTACTTCTTGTCCGCGAACGGCGCCGGGTGCGGCAAGGCGGTCAGAATCACCGACATCTTCGGGCAGCAGGTGACGACGGCTGCCCTTCCCGTCGAACCGGATGTGATCCAGCCCGCCGGGGTTCAGTTCTCGCGGCATTGA